A part of Bacillus rossius redtenbacheri isolate Brsri chromosome 1, Brsri_v3, whole genome shotgun sequence genomic DNA contains:
- the LOC134527728 gene encoding endo-polygalacturonase-like — MRHSLVVVLSLAILHIAVAKDLRSVSEPKIPAACTSLKGTGKEETAEIQKALSSCAKGKAVHLASGTFISGPLTIPTEVGLWVDSGAVLKASSNPKDYDKGGNSCGTLDSSGGACKPFITINGAKGSGIYGKGTIDGQGGVKMTGKGESWWELAHEAQVKNKRQNVPRLIQIVNSQDITLYLITLKNSPNFHVASKSTNGFTAWGVTINTPGTARNTDGIDPMSSQNVTIAHCSISTGDDNVAIKAGDAATRHVSITNSNIGTGHGMSIGSEVNGGVSDVTVTAMTLDGTTNGLRIKSDKSRGGLVTGVTYTNVCMRNVKNPIVLDTQYSSNNGNHIPVFKGITFNTIKVLTAGTFTFDGISDSNPVEATLNNVHIKKGSTWVTKHAKISGKYSEDASGSSC, encoded by the coding sequence ATGCGTCACTCTCTGGTGGTCGTCCTCTCCTTGGCCATATTGCACATCGCAGTGGCCAAGGACTTGCGGTCGGTGTCGGAACCGAAGATTCCAGCCGCTTGCACTTCCCTAAAGGGGACGGGCAAAGAAGAGACTGCCGAGATCCAGAAGGCTCTCTCCTCCTGCGCCAAGGGCAAGGCCGTCCACCTGGCATCCGGCACCTTCATCTCGGGCCCGCTGACCATCCCCACCGAAGTGGGCCTGTGGGTCGACAGCGGAGCGGTGCTGAAGGCCAGCTCCAACCCCAAGGACTACGACAAGGGCGGGAACTCGTGCGGGACTCTGGATAGCAGCGGCGGTGCCTGCAAGCCGTTCATCACGATCAATGGTGCTAAGGGCAGCGGGATCTATGGCAAGGGCACCATCGACGGCCAGGGCGGGGTGAAGATGACCGGCAAGGGCGAGAGCTGGTGGGAGCTGGCGCACGAGGCGCAAGTCAAGAATAAGCGGCAGAACGTGCCGAGGCTGATACAGATAGTGAACTCTCAGGACATCACCTTGTACCTGATAACATTGAAGAACTCCCCCAATTTCCACGTCGCCAGCAAGAGCACCAACGGCTTCACGGCCTGGGGAGTCACCATCAACACGCCGGGCACTGCTCGCAACACGGACGGCATTGACCCTATGAGCTCGCAGAATGTCACCATCGCGCACTGCAGCATATCCACTGGGGACGACAATGTGGCCATCAAGGCGGGAGATGCGGCAACGAGACACGTCTCCATAACGAACAGCAACATCGGGACAGGACACGGCATGTCCATCGGCAGCGAGGTCAACGGCGGGGTCAGCGACGTGACTGTCACTGCGATGACGCTGGACGGCACCACCAACGGCCTGAGGATCAAGAGCGACAAGTCCCGTGGTGGTCTGGTGACAGGCGTCACCTACACCAACGTCTGCATGCGCAACGTGAAGAACCCCATTGTCCTCGACACTCAGTACAGTTCCAACAACGGCAACCACATACCCGTCTTCAAGGGCATCACTTTCAACACCATCAAGGTGTTAACTGCCGGAACCTTCACATTCGATGGCATCAGCGATTCAAATCCCGTGGAGGCAACACTCAACAACGTGCACATCAAAAAAGGCTCTACGTGGGTTACGAAACATGCGAAGATCAGCGGCAAGTACTCTGAAGATGCCAGTGGAAGCAGTTGCTAA